One Euphorbia lathyris chromosome 1, ddEupLath1.1, whole genome shotgun sequence DNA segment encodes these proteins:
- the LOC136204418 gene encoding pheophytinase, chloroplastic — protein sequence MSSSSSCAVSPSLRSELFSSTSVRFIAPVRLAQYRSKSVINRRAFAFKGIVASGVSVVSSSLVTEPVAGLERLPFKPEGYNYWTWRGHKIHYVMEGEGLPIVLIHGFGASAFHWRYNIPELAKNYKVYALDLLGFGWSEKAIIEYDAVVWRDQVVDFLREIVQEPAVVVGNSLGGFTALMSAVELPEQVTGVVLLNSAGQFGNANGEPNQPEESVLQKYILKPLKEIFQRVVLGFLFWQSKQPARIESVLKSVYINSSNVDDYLVESITRPAADPNAREVYYRLMSRFMLNQSTYTLDSCLSKLRCPLLLLWGDLDPWVGPTKANRIKEFYPQTTLVNLQAGHCPHDEVPDLVNKALMNWLSSLTPEVSLQTQ from the exons atgtcttcttcttcttcatgtgCCGTCTCCCCTTCCTTGAGGTCTGAGCTCTTCAGTTCCACCAGCGTTAGGTTTATTGCACCTGTCAGATTAGCTCAGTACA GGAGTAAAAGTGTAATTAATAGGAGAGCCTTTGCTTTCAAAGGAATCGTGGCTTCTGGGGTTTCGGTTGTGAGTTCTTCCTTAGTCACTGAACCCGTTGCAG GACTTGAAAGATTGCCATTCAAGCCAGAAGGATATAATTATTGGACATGGAGAGGTCACAAAATACATTATGTGATGGAAGGAGAAGGGCTTCCTATTGTTCTTATTCATGGTTTTGGTGCTTCTGCATTTCATTGGAG ATACAACATACCTGAGTTGGCCAAAAATTACAAGGTTTATGCTTTAGACTTACTAGGTTTCGGATGGAGCGAGAAAGCTATTATTGAGTATGATGCTGTGGTATGGAGAGATCAGGTTGTGGATTTCTTGAGGGAGATAGTACAAGAGCCAGCAGTTGTTGTTGGAAACAG CCTTGGAGGGTTTACGGCATTGATGTCTGCGGTGGAGTTGCCTGAACAAGTTACTGGAGTTGTATTGCTAAATTCTGCTGGGCAGTTTGGAAATGCAAACGGAGAACCCAACCAACCTGAAGAATCAGTCCTACAGAAATATATCCTCAAGCCACTAAAGGAAATTTTCCAGCGTGTAGTTCTTGGATTTTTGTTTTGGCAATCAAAACAACCAGCACGAATTGAATCTGTATTGAAGAGC GTGTACATAAATAGCTCGAATGTTGATGACTATCTTGTAGAATCAATAACGAGACCTGCAGCTGATCCCAACGCTCGAGAAGTTTATTATAG GTTAATGTCTCGGTTCATGTTGAATCAGAGCACATACACTTTAGACAGTTGCTTAAGCAAACTGAGATGTCCATTGTTGTTGCTTTGGGGCGACTTAGATCCATGGGTGGGTCCAACCAAGGCTAATCGAATCAAAGAGTTCTATCCTCAAACGACTCTGGTGAACTTACAGGCTGGTCACTGTCCGCACGATGAAGTTCCGGATCTTGTTAATAAAGCTCTGATGAATTGGTTGTCGTCTTTAACACCGGAAGTCTCACTTCAGACGCAGTAG